The DNA segment TATCGGTAAAAGAACGAACACGTATCATAGGGATTCAAAAAGCCTTGGGTGCCAAACGAAGATTTATCTTATGGCAGTTTCTATTTGAAAGCATCTTTCTCAGTCTCCTGGGAGGAACCACAGGCCTGGCCCTAATCTTTATCATCATACAGATAGCCAACTCTCTCTTTGACTTAAGCATACCACTCACTTTTTGGAATATCTTTCGCGCTTTGTTTATATCCATATTCCTGGGCATTATATCCGGATATATACCATCCAATAGCGCCAGTAAATTAAATCCGGTGGACGCCATCAACAATTGATTATATACAAGAAACCTTCTGGCGACAAGCCTGTGTCTCCGGAAGATTTCTTATGTAGTCTTTCCAAGAAAACTCCAAATACTGCGTTATTCTCATTTTTGAAACAGTCATTTACAATCAGTAAACTCCTTGGTTTCAAAAATATCGAAAGCCTTGTCTTTGAAGCTTTCTTATCAAAGACAAAAAATAGTAGTTTTCTTGCAGCCACTATGTATTTATAGAACACAAAGATCCGCAATATATTTTCCGGATTAGATGGACAATATACTAGTCAACTCCACCAAAGAAGGGTTCAGTTTCTTTTTATTTTTCAAGGCCTGATTAAAAGGAATATGGGTAATTTCTTTATTCACCAATCCAATCATAATACTTTTTTGGTCATCAACCAGTGCTTCAATGGCCGAAACCCCCATACGACTTGCAGTCACTCTATCAAAGGCCGTTGGTGATCCTCCACGCTGTATATGTCCCAGGATGGTAACGCGGGTATCATAATCGGGATATTCCTTCTGCACCCTTTCGGCCACATGAATAGCACCTCCGCTAATTTTCTCTCCTTCTGCCACCAAAACAATGCTACTGCTCTTATCCTTATTAAATCCCTTTTCTAAAAAGGTATACAACTGTTTAAAATCGGTATCTATCTCAGGAACCAAAATAGCCTCTGCTCCTGAGGCAATACCACTACGAAGCGCCAAAAAACCAGCATCACGCCCCATCACCTCAATAAAAAAGAGTCGGCTATGTGCACTGGCTGTATCCCTAATTTTATCCACGGCTTGAACAACCGTATTCAAAGCTGTATCATAACCAATGGTATAATCCGTGCCAAAAAGATCATTATCAATGGTTCCAGGAATACCAACAATAGGAATATTATATTCCTGACTAAAGATACGGGCTCCGGTAAATGTTCCATCACCACCAATCACCACCAGGCCATCCACACCACTCTTTTTCAAATTCTCAAAGGCTTTTTTACGACCTTCGGGTGTTCTAAACCCTTCGCTCCGTGCCGATTTTAAAATAGTACCGCCCTGATGAATAATATTACTTACCGACTTGGAAGTCATTGGCTCCATTCTATCCTGAATCATGCCATGATACCCTTGTTTAATGCCCACCACTTTAAGCTTATTAAATATGGCAGCTCTCACGACTGCCCTAACAGCAGCATTCATTCCCGGAGCATCCCCTCCCGAGGTCAACACTCCCACTTTTGTAACTTGTCCCATAAAGTTTATTTGTCTTTTGTTATCATTTTAATTTGTCGGGCTACATTTTCCATTAACCAAGGGGGCGTAGAGGTAGCGCCGCTAATGCCAACAGATCTTATAGCAGGACTAAACCATTCTTTTTTCAATTCATCCACGTCACTCACAAAATACGAACAGCGATTCGCCTCCAGACATTTAGCAAAAAGCATCCTAGCATTACTACTTTTCTTTCCGCCCACAAAAACCATTACATCATGCTTTTGGGCAAAAAGCACGAGCTTTGGTAGTCGACCGGCCACTTGCCGGCAAACGGTATCATATGACTTAAACTCGACCTGAGCACTGATGTTTTCTTTCAGATAGCTTGAGATACGCTTAAACTCATCAATGCTCTTGGTTGTTTGCGCATACAAATGTGTCGCCTTGCTAAGGTCGATTTTTTCAATCTCGTCCATCGATTCTATTACAATAGCTTCGTTTTCTGTTTGTCCAAGCAGACCAACCACTTCGGCATGACCTGCCTTACCATAAATAACTACCTGACCATTCTTTTCTTTCAACTCCATCCATGAGTTTTTAATTCTCTTTTGAAGTTTCAATACAACGGGGCAAGTGGCATCAATCAGTTGAAGGCCCAGATCCTTGGCCTTTTGATAAGTAGCAGGAGGCTCACCATGTGCCCTTATCAGCACTTTTTTACTTACCTTACTTTGCAAAGCAATATCAGCTATCGATCTCAACCCTCTCTTTTCGAGTCTCTCCACCTCCATGTTATTATGAACAATATCCCCCAAACAATAAAGGATATCATTATTTTCCAACGCTGTTTCCGCTGCTTCTACCGCTTTTACAACTCCAAAGCAAAAACCTGAAGCAGGATCAATTTCGATGTGTAAAGATGACATTTTATGGATATTTTTTTTACGCTATGAAAGGTGCTGTGCACAAAAGTTAGAAATCCTCGACGAATCCTTTTTAACATATATGCACCATCCTCACTGAATCAACTTTCTATTTCTTAGTTCCCGAACAATAAAATCGAGTTGCTCTTCTTTGCTCATCTCTCCATTGTCCAATACAATCGCATCCGCTGCTTTTCTCAATGGGCTTTCCTTGCGTGTTTCGTCAATATGATCACGTTTTCTTACATTTTCCAATACTTCTTCAAAGCTAATGCGCTCATTTTTTTCCTTATATTCTTTAAACCGACGTTCTGCTCTTATGTGCGGCGAGGCTGTCATAAACAACTTCAAATCAGCATGGGGAAAAACCACGGTACCAATGTCGCGTCCGTCCATTACAATGCTATCGGTTTCACCCATCTTTTGTTGTAGTTCAACCATTTTTTTCCTCACAAATCCCAAGGCGCTTATTGCACTCACATGATTACTCACATCCAAACCTCTAATTTTATCTTCTACTAACTTACCGTTTAGATAAGTATCGTTGGCTTTCGTTTGGGCATCAAACTTAAAAGAGATGGTGATCTCACTCAAGACTTTTTGTAA comes from the Saccharicrinis fermentans DSM 9555 = JCM 21142 genome and includes:
- a CDS encoding 4-hydroxy-3-methylbut-2-enyl diphosphate reductase, whose protein sequence is MSSLHIEIDPASGFCFGVVKAVEAAETALENNDILYCLGDIVHNNMEVERLEKRGLRSIADIALQSKVSKKVLIRAHGEPPATYQKAKDLGLQLIDATCPVVLKLQKRIKNSWMELKEKNGQVVIYGKAGHAEVVGLLGQTENEAIVIESMDEIEKIDLSKATHLYAQTTKSIDEFKRISSYLKENISAQVEFKSYDTVCRQVAGRLPKLVLFAQKHDVMVFVGGKKSSNARMLFAKCLEANRCSYFVSDVDELKKEWFSPAIRSVGISGATSTPPWLMENVARQIKMITKDK
- the pfkA gene encoding 6-phosphofructokinase — translated: MGQVTKVGVLTSGGDAPGMNAAVRAVVRAAIFNKLKVVGIKQGYHGMIQDRMEPMTSKSVSNIIHQGGTILKSARSEGFRTPEGRKKAFENLKKSGVDGLVVIGGDGTFTGARIFSQEYNIPIVGIPGTIDNDLFGTDYTIGYDTALNTVVQAVDKIRDTASAHSRLFFIEVMGRDAGFLALRSGIASGAEAILVPEIDTDFKQLYTFLEKGFNKDKSSSIVLVAEGEKISGGAIHVAERVQKEYPDYDTRVTILGHIQRGGSPTAFDRVTASRMGVSAIEALVDDQKSIMIGLVNKEITHIPFNQALKNKKKLNPSLVELTSILSI
- the cmk gene encoding (d)CMP kinase, which gives rise to MTDTNSKVVIAIDGYSSCGKSTVAKDLAKLLNIIFIDSGAMYRCVTLYALENNIIKGGGIDEDLLQKVLSEITISFKFDAQTKANDTYLNGKLVEDKIRGLDVSNHVSAISALGFVRKKMVELQQKMGETDSIVMDGRDIGTVVFPHADLKLFMTASPHIRAERRFKEYKEKNERISFEEVLENVRKRDHIDETRKESPLRKAADAIVLDNGEMSKEEQLDFIVRELRNRKLIQ